In Brevibacillus brevis, a genomic segment contains:
- the istA gene encoding IS21 family transposase has protein sequence MLKVPQQQYIRFLREVEGCSIQEIAERVQVNWRTAKKYADRDDWNEPVCKRKGRHPVLGPYLEIIDTWLEDDERLPRKQRHTAVRMFQRLRDEYGFPGGQRTVSEYVSKRKKAMAAERAEHFERLEHPGGEAQADFGTVYVVKSGELVERKVLTLSFPYSNAAFVFPVPKENTECFLEALGRLFQQMGGVPRKIWFDNLSAAVVSIQQGGKRECTEAFRRFCAHYRFEPLFCNPYSGHEKGHVENKVGYGRRNWCVPPPVIDTPEQLETYLAEAARADMQRPHYVKKQTIAELWEQEKCKLLTLPTTPLEIFRLETCHLNKYAELSFDAALFPLPQCRAMQPVLVKVKWDVLEVLTADGTYTPIVTLPRPYTEKVISVDWKAVLKRYEKRPRAVMYSSFTNMMPQALQTFLTVEDMNARKARIRLLHRLLDTYTLEEIGQVLGELSHQQEHLAVALEHALYAIKHPVFRPEPFSESHTPPALHGQIPMLDEYDRILGVRVE, from the coding sequence ATGTTGAAAGTGCCACAACAACAGTATATCCGATTTTTGCGAGAAGTCGAAGGGTGTTCGATTCAGGAAATTGCGGAACGTGTCCAGGTGAATTGGCGAACCGCCAAGAAATATGCGGATCGCGACGATTGGAATGAACCGGTATGCAAGCGAAAAGGCCGCCATCCGGTGTTGGGACCGTACTTAGAGATTATTGACACATGGCTGGAGGATGATGAGCGTCTTCCACGCAAGCAACGCCATACAGCCGTCCGCATGTTTCAGCGGTTACGGGATGAGTACGGCTTCCCTGGCGGGCAGCGAACGGTATCCGAATATGTCTCCAAACGGAAGAAAGCCATGGCAGCCGAACGAGCCGAACATTTTGAGCGTTTGGAGCATCCAGGTGGAGAAGCTCAGGCTGACTTCGGGACGGTGTACGTGGTCAAGTCGGGAGAACTGGTGGAGCGGAAAGTATTGACCCTGTCGTTTCCGTACAGCAATGCCGCCTTTGTGTTCCCGGTTCCGAAAGAAAACACGGAATGCTTTCTGGAGGCCTTAGGGCGGCTATTTCAGCAAATGGGAGGGGTTCCTCGCAAGATTTGGTTTGACAACTTGTCCGCTGCTGTTGTGTCCATCCAGCAAGGCGGAAAACGAGAGTGTACGGAAGCGTTTCGGCGTTTCTGCGCCCATTACCGCTTTGAGCCCCTGTTTTGCAATCCATACAGCGGCCATGAGAAAGGCCATGTGGAAAACAAAGTGGGGTATGGACGCCGGAACTGGTGTGTTCCGCCACCGGTTATCGATACGCCGGAACAACTGGAGACGTATTTGGCGGAAGCTGCCCGTGCGGATATGCAGCGCCCTCACTATGTGAAAAAGCAAACCATTGCCGAGTTGTGGGAGCAAGAAAAATGCAAGCTGCTGACGCTGCCGACGACACCGCTGGAGATTTTCCGGCTGGAGACGTGCCACCTGAACAAATACGCTGAGCTGTCGTTTGACGCGGCTCTCTTCCCGTTGCCGCAGTGTCGGGCCATGCAGCCGGTTTTGGTGAAAGTCAAGTGGGATGTGCTGGAGGTGTTAACGGCAGACGGGACATATACCCCGATTGTGACATTGCCTCGTCCCTATACGGAGAAAGTCATTTCAGTAGATTGGAAGGCGGTATTGAAGAGATATGAAAAACGCCCGCGGGCGGTGATGTATTCTTCCTTTACCAACATGATGCCTCAGGCGCTCCAAACGTTTTTGACGGTGGAAGACATGAATGCACGAAAAGCACGAATTCGCCTGCTCCATCGATTGCTCGACACCTATACGTTGGAGGAAATCGGGCAAGTACTGGGAGAATTGTCGCATCAGCAAGAGCATCTGGCTGTTGCCTTGGAGCATGCCCTTTACGCGATAAAACACCCTGTTTTCCGCCCGGAACCGTTTTCAGAGTCGCATACACCCCCTGCCCTTCACGGGCAGATACCCATGCTGGATGAGTACGACCGGATCCTGGGGGTGAGGGTGGAATGA
- the istB gene encoding IS21-like element helper ATPase IstB, producing MREELAKVCKTLHLAHVMETYEQVPFEDRESFLLGVLRMEIQRREETKLKRLIKKAAFPQLKTLEDYAFEAVTLPETCTKEGLIDLRFLERKENVLMLGKVGTGKTHLATALGVEACRRGYAVRFFRVPDLVALLQEKHANGALMRFQKELADCELLILDEVGFVPFHQTGAELLFHVISACYERNSVIVTSNLEFGQWNTVFGDTRLTAALVDRLVHHAHILAFTGESYRLRHALSSMKSS from the coding sequence ATGAGAGAAGAGCTGGCAAAGGTGTGCAAAACTTTGCATTTGGCGCATGTGATGGAAACCTATGAACAGGTGCCGTTTGAAGATCGGGAGAGCTTCTTGCTGGGAGTCTTGCGGATGGAGATTCAACGGCGGGAGGAGACAAAGCTGAAGCGACTGATAAAGAAAGCCGCGTTTCCCCAACTGAAGACACTGGAAGATTACGCTTTTGAGGCAGTCACCTTACCGGAAACATGTACAAAGGAGGGATTGATCGACCTACGTTTTTTGGAGCGCAAGGAAAATGTGCTGATGCTGGGAAAAGTGGGCACGGGGAAGACCCATCTGGCAACAGCGCTTGGCGTAGAGGCGTGCCGAAGGGGATATGCCGTTCGATTCTTCCGTGTTCCCGATCTGGTTGCGCTCTTGCAGGAAAAACACGCGAATGGGGCACTGATGCGGTTTCAAAAAGAACTGGCAGACTGTGAGTTGTTGATTTTGGACGAGGTTGGGTTTGTTCCCTTTCACCAAACGGGGGCTGAGCTGTTGTTTCATGTTATCTCGGCCTGCTATGAGAGAAACAGTGTGATTGTGACGTCGAATTTGGAGTTTGGGCAGTGGAATACGGTGTTTGGAGATACGCGATTGACGGCAGCCCTTGTGGATCGCCTCGTCCACCACGCCCATATTCTGGCGTTTACCGGAGAAAGCTACCGACTGCGCCATGCTCTATCCAGCATGAAGTCTTCCTAA